A genome region from Jeongeupia sp. HS-3 includes the following:
- a CDS encoding amino acid ABC transporter ATP-binding protein — protein MISLKNVSKWYGDFQVLTDCTTEVSKGEVVVVCGPSGSGKSTLIKCVNGLEPFQSGDIIVDGISIGSPKTDLPKLRSRIGMVFQNFELFPHLSITDNLVLAQIKVLGRTEAEAKKKGLALLDRVGLSAQATKFPGQLSGGQQQRVAIARALAMDPIAMLFDEPTSALDPEMINEVLDVMVQLAHEGMTMMCVTHEMGFARKVANRVIFMDQGLIVEDANKDDFFGSPRSERAQTFLSKILQH, from the coding sequence ATGATCTCGCTCAAGAATGTCAGCAAGTGGTATGGCGACTTCCAGGTTCTGACCGATTGCACTACCGAAGTCAGCAAGGGTGAAGTTGTTGTCGTCTGCGGGCCGTCCGGCTCGGGCAAGTCCACGCTGATCAAATGCGTGAACGGCCTTGAGCCCTTTCAGTCCGGCGACATCATCGTCGACGGCATCTCCATCGGCTCGCCCAAGACCGACCTGCCAAAGCTGCGCTCGCGCATTGGCATGGTGTTTCAGAACTTCGAGCTGTTTCCACACTTGTCGATCACCGACAATCTGGTACTGGCGCAGATCAAGGTGCTCGGTCGTACGGAAGCCGAGGCCAAGAAGAAGGGGCTGGCGCTGCTCGATCGCGTCGGCCTGTCGGCGCAGGCGACCAAGTTCCCCGGTCAGCTCTCCGGTGGTCAGCAGCAGCGCGTGGCGATTGCCCGAGCGCTGGCGATGGATCCGATCGCCATGTTGTTCGACGAGCCAACCTCGGCGCTTGATCCGGAAATGATCAACGAAGTGCTCGACGTAATGGTGCAGCTCGCCCACGAAGGCATGACCATGATGTGCGTCACCCACGAAATGGGCTTCGCACGCAAAGTGGCCAATCGGGTCATTTTCATGGATCAAGGCCTCATCGTCGAAGATGCCAACAAGGACGATTTCTTCGGCAGCCCACGCAGCGAGCGTGCGCAAACCTTCCTGTCGAAAATTCTGCAGCACTGA
- a CDS encoding EAL domain-containing protein, producing MPHSEWPSVAEPSAPASGAFVRQQAYFDAFDRVVAQFSGFEAPDPAVLAEVLADASHADLVCLFRCEELSAKLDAAWVMPESRLSATNLRHLSLADYPLLADTLAVGMLLQRSLLELPLAEQMLLAGIGARRIVTLPLLDRGEPFGLLAFFDEHDGNVRSADELRLLTMLGRQLAQGLVRFEVDAALRSERDRLAALVGATDDMVFELSAQGRIVRAWSSHPVLLHAAALEGRSLAQALPPPLAGALAAKLPAVQAGETATVECRLEGSHGLIWLEGSMRPVGQGGMVVLLRDVSASKRSALQQQALGDTLQLLDEAVIDLSADGRLVRASAAWARLRGLALRDLDGDLGSALMHWVHDHDMSLVQTALARLPSGSVTQRFRLYQESGELIWVEVRFLLLPPAADRTATIRGVLRDVTEVRLNEQHISQMALFDDLTRLPNRLMLDHALAQAIERARREHSKVALGFIDLDHFKQINDAFGHRVGDQLLSSLASRLSAVLREQDVLARWGGDEFVVLMPDLRDPSQIRTMAERLLEAAREAVLLDGLEAHPSVSVGFAVFPDNAESGEELLSAADHTMYHAKHAGRNNVCFYSDILHLKALGREHVALQSRLSAAIRHARLSVFYQPVVSAQHGEIIAVEALARWHDDTNGWISPELFVPMAEKVGLIQELSELVMQQAFPQLRAWRDAGLTQKLMLNISRSQLFSPVFVSLLVERLMANRLRPSDVIIEITESAALNDYARQLKHLRQLNSAGFQIAIDDFGTGYSSLAQLHEMQAQLLKVDVSFTKRLHTEAGRRVMQAIVQFGRGLGLDIVVEGVENLEAARYLQGLGVDYLQGFHFSAPVPAGVAELWMRLGLANKV from the coding sequence ATGCCCCATTCAGAATGGCCGTCCGTCGCTGAGCCCAGCGCGCCGGCATCCGGTGCCTTCGTTCGCCAGCAGGCTTATTTCGACGCGTTTGATCGCGTGGTTGCCCAATTTTCCGGCTTTGAAGCGCCCGATCCCGCGGTACTGGCTGAAGTACTGGCCGATGCCAGTCATGCCGATCTCGTCTGCCTGTTTCGCTGTGAAGAGCTGAGCGCCAAACTTGATGCCGCCTGGGTGATGCCAGAGTCCCGCCTCAGCGCTACAAACTTGCGCCACCTGTCGCTGGCCGATTACCCCTTGCTGGCCGATACCTTGGCTGTCGGGATGTTGCTGCAGCGCTCGCTGCTTGAGCTGCCGCTCGCGGAGCAAATGCTGCTCGCCGGCATCGGTGCGCGCAGAATCGTCACCTTGCCGCTGCTCGACCGTGGCGAGCCCTTTGGCTTGCTGGCTTTTTTCGATGAGCACGATGGCAATGTCCGCAGTGCTGACGAGCTACGTTTGCTGACGATGCTGGGCAGGCAACTGGCGCAAGGCTTGGTGCGATTCGAGGTCGATGCGGCTTTGCGTTCCGAGCGCGACCGGCTTGCGGCGCTGGTCGGTGCGACCGACGATATGGTATTCGAGCTGTCGGCACAGGGCCGGATCGTGAGGGCGTGGTCCAGCCATCCGGTGCTGCTGCATGCGGCTGCGCTGGAAGGGCGCAGTCTGGCGCAGGCTTTGCCGCCGCCGCTGGCCGGGGCGCTCGCGGCCAAGCTGCCGGCGGTGCAGGCAGGTGAAACGGCGACGGTGGAATGCCGGCTTGAAGGCAGCCATGGACTGATCTGGCTTGAGGGCAGCATGCGCCCGGTGGGGCAGGGCGGTATGGTGGTGCTGTTGCGCGATGTCAGCGCGAGCAAGCGCAGTGCATTGCAACAGCAAGCGCTAGGGGACACCTTGCAGTTGCTCGACGAGGCGGTGATCGATTTGTCCGCCGATGGGCGGCTGGTTCGTGCCAGCGCCGCATGGGCACGCTTGCGTGGTTTGGCGCTACGCGACCTGGATGGCGATCTGGGCAGCGCCTTAATGCACTGGGTGCATGATCACGATATGAGCCTGGTGCAAACGGCGCTGGCGCGCCTGCCCTCTGGCTCGGTAACGCAGCGTTTTCGTCTGTATCAGGAAAGCGGTGAGCTGATCTGGGTGGAGGTGCGCTTTTTGCTACTACCTCCCGCCGCCGATCGCACCGCGACGATACGTGGCGTGCTGCGTGACGTGACTGAAGTGCGCCTGAACGAGCAGCACATCAGCCAGATGGCGCTGTTTGACGACCTTACCCGCTTGCCGAACCGGCTGATGCTCGACCATGCGCTGGCGCAGGCGATTGAGCGGGCGCGCCGCGAACACAGCAAGGTGGCGCTGGGCTTTATTGATCTCGACCATTTCAAGCAGATCAACGATGCATTCGGCCACCGCGTCGGTGATCAGTTACTCAGCAGTCTCGCCAGCCGGCTCTCGGCAGTGCTGCGCGAGCAGGACGTGCTCGCACGCTGGGGCGGCGATGAATTTGTCGTGCTGATGCCGGATCTGCGCGATCCATCACAAATTCGTACCATGGCCGAGCGTTTGCTCGAGGCGGCCCGAGAGGCGGTGCTGCTGGATGGCCTCGAAGCGCATCCGTCGGTGAGTGTCGGCTTTGCTGTGTTTCCCGATAACGCCGAATCGGGCGAAGAATTGCTGTCGGCGGCCGATCACACCATGTACCACGCCAAGCATGCGGGTCGGAACAATGTGTGTTTCTACAGCGACATCCTGCATTTGAAGGCGCTGGGGCGGGAGCATGTGGCGCTGCAGTCGCGGCTGTCGGCGGCGATCCGGCACGCACGATTGAGCGTGTTTTATCAGCCGGTGGTGTCGGCGCAGCACGGGGAAATCATCGCGGTTGAAGCGCTGGCACGCTGGCACGATGACACGAACGGCTGGATCAGCCCCGAGCTGTTCGTACCGATGGCCGAAAAGGTCGGGCTGATCCAGGAGTTGTCCGAACTGGTGATGCAGCAGGCATTTCCGCAGTTGCGGGCCTGGCGCGATGCCGGGCTGACGCAGAAACTGATGTTGAATATCTCGCGCAGCCAGTTGTTCTCGCCGGTATTCGTATCGCTGCTGGTCGAGCGCTTGATGGCAAACCGCTTGCGCCCCAGTGACGTGATCATCGAAATTACCGAATCGGCGGCGCTGAACGATTACGCGCGCCAACTTAAGCACCTGCGGCAGTTGAATAGTGCCGGTTTCCAGATTGCGATCGACGATTTCGGCACGGGCTATTCATCACTGGCGCAATTGCACGAAATGCAGGCGCAATTGTTGAAGGTCGACGTGTCGTTTACCAAGCGGCTGCATACCGAAGCGGGCCGGCGGGTGATGCAAGCCATCGTCCAGTTTGGCCGCGGTCTGGGGCTTGATATCGTGGTCGAAGGCGTTGAAAACCTCGAGGCGGCGCGCTACCTGCAAGGGCTGGGCGTCGATTATCTACAGGGCTTTCATTTCAGCGCGCCGGTGCCAGCGGGGGTCGCCGAACTATGGATGCGGCTGGGGCTGGCCAACAAGGTCTGA
- the topA gene encoding type I DNA topoisomerase: MPANLLIVESPSKAKTLQKYLGKDFQILASYGHVRGLVRKDGSVDTEHDFKMKYQVIDKNKKHVDAICAAVKEADNVYLASDPDREGEAISWHIMEIIKSKKLDDPAKTFKRVVFHEITESAVLQAIEHPRDIDSNLVNAQQARSALDYLVGFNLSPLLWRKVRSGLSAGRVQSPALRLICEREIEIRAFTSQEYWTVHLDSHKGRSKFGARLSQWQGKKLEQFDIPDETTQADILKALDGAEARVAKVEKKKKSRSPAAPFTTSTLQQEGVRKLGMTTDRVMRTAQQLYEGINLGGETVGLITYMRTDAVALSNDALTEIRDYIGTHFDKDYLPGAPVVYKNKSKNAQEAHEAVRPTSIERSPDSVKAFLSADQFKLYQMIWKRTLACQMTPAKFDTVGIDIEVGPQAVFRASGQTLVFPGFIAVYQEDQDDVEDEDEARLPALEEGEALPVDKLSGEQHFTQPPPRYSEASLVKALEEFGIGRPSTYASIIKTLKDREYVDLDKKRFIPTDTGEVVNKFLTDHFTQYVDYNFTAKLEDQLDEISNGSREWVPVLDEFWTRFHSQVEEKQSLSRKEVTQEELEEDCPKCGNKLAIRLGKRGRFIGCTTYPECDYTRNLNDDADAAPVEPEVVPDRTCPKCDSPLHIKVGRYGKFIGCSAYPKCKHIEPLEPPRDTGVECPQCHKGTLKEKKSRYGKLFYSCSTYPDCTYATWDPPIAEACPQCQWPVLTIKTTKRRGVEKKCPQKECGWSEVIEPPAPKE, translated from the coding sequence ATGCCTGCCAATCTGTTGATCGTCGAATCGCCTTCGAAGGCGAAGACGCTGCAAAAGTATCTCGGCAAGGATTTCCAGATCCTCGCCTCCTACGGTCACGTGCGCGGTCTGGTGCGCAAGGATGGCTCGGTCGACACCGAACACGACTTCAAAATGAAGTATCAGGTGATCGACAAAAACAAGAAGCATGTCGACGCGATCTGTGCGGCGGTGAAAGAGGCGGATAACGTCTACCTCGCATCCGACCCGGACCGCGAAGGCGAAGCAATCTCCTGGCACATCATGGAGATCATCAAGAGCAAAAAGCTCGATGATCCCGCCAAGACGTTCAAGCGCGTGGTCTTTCACGAAATCACCGAATCGGCGGTGTTGCAGGCGATCGAGCATCCGCGCGACATCGACAGCAACCTCGTCAATGCCCAGCAGGCGCGCAGCGCGCTCGATTACCTTGTCGGTTTCAACCTGTCGCCACTGTTGTGGCGCAAGGTGCGTTCGGGCCTTTCCGCCGGTCGGGTACAGAGCCCGGCACTGCGGCTGATTTGCGAGCGCGAGATCGAAATCCGTGCGTTTACCTCGCAGGAATACTGGACCGTTCATCTGGACAGCCACAAGGGTCGCAGCAAGTTCGGCGCCCGTTTGTCGCAGTGGCAGGGCAAGAAGCTTGAACAGTTCGATATTCCCGACGAAACGACGCAGGCCGACATCCTCAAGGCGCTTGATGGTGCCGAGGCGCGCGTCGCCAAGGTCGAGAAGAAAAAGAAATCCCGCAGCCCGGCCGCGCCGTTCACCACATCGACGCTGCAACAGGAAGGTGTGCGCAAGCTTGGCATGACCACCGACCGCGTCATGCGGACCGCGCAGCAGCTGTACGAAGGTATCAATCTGGGCGGCGAAACCGTCGGTCTGATTACCTATATGCGTACCGATGCGGTGGCGCTGTCGAACGATGCACTGACCGAGATTCGCGACTATATCGGCACCCATTTCGACAAGGACTACCTGCCGGGCGCGCCGGTAGTCTACAAGAACAAATCCAAGAATGCCCAAGAGGCGCACGAAGCGGTGCGCCCGACGTCGATCGAGCGTTCGCCCGATTCGGTCAAGGCCTTCCTGAGCGCCGACCAGTTCAAGCTGTACCAGATGATCTGGAAGCGTACGCTGGCGTGCCAGATGACGCCGGCCAAGTTCGATACCGTTGGCATCGACATCGAAGTCGGTCCGCAGGCGGTGTTCCGTGCTTCCGGCCAGACGCTGGTATTTCCGGGCTTCATCGCCGTTTACCAGGAAGACCAGGACGACGTTGAGGACGAGGACGAAGCGCGTTTGCCGGCGCTGGAAGAGGGCGAAGCCCTGCCGGTCGACAAATTGTCCGGCGAGCAGCATTTCACCCAGCCGCCGCCGCGTTATTCCGAAGCATCGCTGGTGAAAGCGCTGGAAGAATTCGGCATCGGCCGTCCGTCGACCTACGCCTCGATCATCAAGACGCTGAAAGATCGCGAATATGTCGATCTGGATAAAAAACGCTTTATCCCGACCGACACCGGCGAGGTGGTCAACAAGTTCCTGACCGATCACTTCACCCAGTACGTCGATTACAACTTCACCGCCAAACTCGAAGACCAGCTGGATGAAATTTCCAACGGTTCGCGCGAGTGGGTGCCGGTGCTCGACGAATTCTGGACGCGCTTCCACAGCCAGGTTGAAGAAAAGCAAAGCCTGTCGCGCAAGGAAGTCACCCAGGAAGAGCTGGAAGAAGATTGTCCCAAGTGCGGCAACAAGCTGGCGATTCGCTTGGGCAAGCGCGGTCGCTTCATCGGCTGCACCACGTATCCGGAGTGCGATTACACCCGCAATCTGAACGATGACGCCGATGCGGCGCCAGTCGAACCCGAGGTGGTTCCCGATCGTACCTGCCCGAAGTGCGATAGTCCGCTGCATATCAAGGTCGGTCGTTACGGCAAGTTCATCGGCTGTTCCGCCTACCCGAAGTGCAAGCATATCGAGCCGCTCGAGCCGCCGAGGGATACCGGGGTCGAGTGTCCGCAGTGCCACAAGGGCACGCTGAAAGAGAAGAAGAGCCGCTATGGCAAGCTGTTCTACTCGTGCAGCACCTACCCGGATTGCACCTATGCAACGTGGGACCCACCGATTGCCGAGGCCTGCCCGCAGTGCCAGTGGCCGGTGCTGACGATCAAGACGACCAAGCGTCGCGGGGTCGAGAAAAAGTGTCCGCAGAAGGAATGCGGGTGGTCCGAAGTGATCGAGCCACCAGCACCGAAGGAATGA
- a CDS encoding DUF494 family protein → MLDVLAYLFQQYYDADGEPDMPQLARRLSGAGFGDDEIREALVWLAELPQVDAFAYAALSIDGPRMLHPTESNKLAEEAIIYWHSLEASRVLSPEERELVLDRVLRDEAGEVEADRLKLIVLMVVWRKRDELSNLLIEEILFGRDGATLH, encoded by the coding sequence ATGCTCGACGTTCTCGCTTACCTGTTTCAACAATACTATGACGCCGATGGCGAGCCGGACATGCCCCAGCTCGCGCGGCGATTGTCCGGCGCCGGCTTTGGCGACGACGAAATTCGCGAGGCGCTTGTCTGGCTGGCGGAACTGCCGCAAGTCGATGCATTCGCCTATGCTGCCTTATCCATTGATGGCCCGCGCATGTTGCACCCGACTGAAAGCAACAAGCTGGCCGAAGAAGCGATTATTTATTGGCACTCGCTTGAAGCATCCCGGGTATTGTCACCGGAAGAGCGCGAGCTGGTGCTTGATCGCGTGTTGCGCGATGAGGCTGGCGAAGTCGAGGCCGATCGGCTCAAACTGATCGTCCTGATGGTCGTCTGGCGCAAACGTGATGAGCTGTCTAATCTCCTGATCGAGGAGATACTCTTCGGTCGCGACGGCGCCACGCTGCACTAA
- the dprA gene encoding DNA-processing protein DprA produces the protein MADSDLVDWLRFATVPGVGPRRQLGLLRAFGSPAAVLAADEARLSEHLPASALLAWQAATAEPMPVMVEATLTWLAQPGSRVLVLGDADYPQRLLDLPDPPVLLYLKGKAELLSRSMLGIVGSRGATPQGLVNAEAFAETMAGAGLTIVSGLAAGIDAAAHRGGLSGPGSTVAIVGTGLDRVYPAGNRALAHRIAEEGLIISEFALGSPPKAEHFPRRNRLIAALSQGILVVEAAMGSGSLITAKQAVELGREVFAIPGSIHSPQARGCHRLIKDGAKLVESADDVLDELDWQTRLAAPAKRVQPAVAEQAEDAAVMLALGHDPTDIDTLVVRSGLTVEQLCAILLGLELAGHVAPLPGGRYQRLA, from the coding sequence GTGGCCGATTCAGACCTTGTCGACTGGTTACGCTTTGCCACGGTGCCCGGCGTCGGTCCGCGCCGGCAGCTTGGCTTGTTGCGGGCCTTTGGTTCGCCGGCGGCAGTGCTCGCGGCAGATGAAGCCCGATTGAGCGAGCATCTGCCCGCCAGTGCGCTGCTGGCGTGGCAGGCCGCGACGGCCGAACCGATGCCGGTGATGGTCGAGGCCACGCTGACATGGCTGGCGCAGCCCGGTAGCCGCGTGCTGGTGCTGGGGGATGCCGATTATCCCCAGCGGCTGCTCGATTTGCCCGATCCGCCGGTACTGCTTTATCTGAAGGGCAAAGCCGAGCTGTTGAGCCGGTCGATGCTCGGTATCGTCGGCAGTCGCGGCGCCACGCCGCAAGGGCTCGTCAATGCCGAGGCCTTTGCCGAAACGATGGCCGGCGCCGGTTTGACCATCGTCAGCGGCCTGGCCGCCGGCATCGATGCGGCGGCGCATCGTGGCGGGTTGAGCGGGCCCGGTAGTACGGTTGCAATCGTTGGCACAGGGCTGGACCGCGTCTACCCGGCGGGCAATCGCGCCCTCGCGCACCGGATTGCCGAGGAGGGGCTGATCATTTCCGAGTTTGCGCTCGGTTCCCCGCCGAAGGCAGAGCACTTTCCGCGTCGTAACCGGCTGATTGCGGCACTGTCGCAAGGCATTCTCGTGGTTGAAGCGGCGATGGGGAGCGGCTCGCTGATTACCGCCAAGCAGGCGGTCGAACTCGGTCGCGAAGTGTTCGCCATCCCCGGTTCGATTCATTCGCCGCAAGCGCGCGGTTGCCACCGCTTGATCAAGGACGGTGCCAAACTGGTCGAATCGGCCGATGACGTGCTTGATGAACTTGATTGGCAGACTCGCCTCGCTGCACCTGCAAAGCGGGTGCAGCCGGCTGTTGCGGAGCAGGCCGAAGATGCTGCCGTTATGCTCGCACTGGGGCACGACCCGACCGATATTGATACGCTGGTGGTACGAAGCGGCTTGACGGTCGAGCAGCTGTGCGCGATTCTGCTCGGCTTGGAATTAGCCGGCCACGTCGCGCCGTTGCCGGGTGGCCGCTACCAGCGGCTGGCTTGA
- a CDS encoding LysM peptidoglycan-binding domain-containing protein, with translation MRKTIISLLLALGVGVGSVQADTLALQSNAPERYVVVKGDTLWGISGHFLKQPWRWPEIWQMNKDEIKNPHWIYPGDVVVLDRSGDTPRLKLLKSNKVSNRGVVKLAPRVRSSGFEDGAAAPSIPYAAIEPFLNKPLVIDPDSFKASPRIAAGPDSRVMFATGDRIYAVDLQGEPGDTWQAYRPGKPLTDPDDPDGKRVIGYQVDYLGDVRMEKEGDVATLRVVSAKEEIGVGSRLIRAADAPFINYVPHAPQQALEGRVVSAYGGIVEAGQYTTVVINRGSDAGVDIGTVLSTYKRGRAIVKEQQAEPSRVTPPEKSSNVFVYRVFPQFSYGLLLDSTLPVNVGDDVKSPN, from the coding sequence ATGCGTAAAACGATTATATCGCTTCTTTTGGCCTTGGGCGTCGGTGTTGGTTCCGTTCAGGCCGATACCCTTGCCCTGCAGAGCAACGCGCCGGAGCGTTATGTCGTGGTCAAGGGCGATACCTTGTGGGGCATCTCCGGGCATTTCCTCAAGCAGCCGTGGCGTTGGCCCGAGATCTGGCAGATGAACAAGGACGAGATCAAGAACCCGCACTGGATCTATCCGGGTGATGTGGTTGTGCTGGATCGTTCGGGTGATACGCCGCGATTGAAGCTGCTCAAGAGCAACAAGGTCAGCAACCGTGGGGTCGTCAAACTGGCGCCGCGCGTGCGTTCGAGCGGCTTTGAAGACGGTGCCGCAGCACCGAGCATTCCGTACGCGGCGATCGAGCCCTTCCTCAACAAGCCGCTGGTGATCGATCCGGACAGCTTCAAGGCCTCGCCGCGTATCGCTGCCGGCCCGGATTCGCGAGTGATGTTTGCCACTGGCGACCGCATTTACGCGGTCGATCTGCAGGGCGAGCCCGGCGACACCTGGCAAGCCTATCGTCCGGGCAAGCCGTTGACCGATCCGGATGATCCGGATGGCAAGCGCGTGATCGGCTATCAGGTAGATTATCTGGGCGATGTCCGCATGGAAAAGGAAGGGGATGTCGCAACCTTGCGCGTGGTCAGCGCCAAGGAAGAGATCGGGGTTGGCAGCCGGCTGATCCGTGCCGCTGATGCGCCGTTCATCAATTACGTACCGCATGCGCCACAGCAAGCCTTAGAAGGCCGCGTGGTTTCGGCCTACGGCGGTATCGTCGAAGCAGGGCAGTACACCACCGTCGTGATTAATCGCGGCAGCGATGCGGGGGTGGATATTGGTACCGTACTGAGTACCTATAAGCGCGGTCGTGCGATTGTGAAAGAACAACAGGCCGAGCCCAGCCGCGTCACGCCACCGGAAAAAAGCAGCAATGTGTTCGTGTACCGCGTGTTCCCGCAGTTCAGTTACGGTCTGCTGCTGGACAGCACGCTGCCGGTGAACGTCGGTGACGACGTCAAATCGCCGAACTGA
- the def gene encoding peptide deformylase: MAILNILHYPDERLHTVAKPVTVFDEHLQQFVADMAETMYQAPGIGLAATQVNVHQRVVVIDLSESKDELLVLINPEIIEMDGQITYEEGCLSVPGIYEEVDRAERIKVRAQRVNGETFEFAADELLAVCIQHELDHLNGKVFIEKLSRLKFNRILQKLKKNQRKTL, translated from the coding sequence ATGGCCATTCTGAATATTCTGCACTACCCGGATGAACGCCTGCATACCGTTGCAAAGCCGGTGACGGTTTTTGACGAACATTTGCAACAGTTTGTCGCCGACATGGCTGAAACGATGTACCAGGCACCGGGTATCGGCCTCGCCGCGACCCAGGTGAACGTACATCAGCGCGTCGTCGTGATTGATCTGTCCGAATCCAAAGATGAACTTCTGGTGTTGATTAACCCGGAAATCATCGAGATGGATGGCCAGATCACCTACGAAGAAGGCTGCCTGTCGGTGCCGGGCATTTACGAGGAAGTCGATCGTGCCGAGCGAATCAAGGTGCGCGCCCAGCGCGTCAATGGCGAGACATTCGAATTCGCCGCCGATGAGCTGCTCGCGGTATGCATCCAACACGAACTCGACCACTTGAACGGCAAGGTTTTCATCGAAAAGCTCTCCCGACTCAAGTTCAACCGCATTTTGCAAAAACTGAAAAAAAACCAGCGCAAAACGCTGTAA
- the fmt gene encoding methionyl-tRNA formyltransferase, whose translation MKLVFAGTPDFAADALKALLTAGHDIALVLTQPDRPAGRGMKLTPSPVKQVALEHGLPVYQPEKLRTPEQQAPLAEIDCDVMIVAAYGLILPQVVLDLPSLGCLNIHASLLPRWRGAAPIQRAILAGDAQTGITIMQMDAGLDTGDMLSVHVTPISASDNAHTLHDKLAQQGANAIVAALADLPALQAARQAQPVDGVTYAEKLKKEESQIDWQRPAVELDRMIRAFNPFPSAQTTLDGAALKIWAAHSVDGHGEPGTLLALDRHGIVVACGQGALMLTTLQMAGGKRLDATAFLAGRSLMAGIRLGD comes from the coding sequence ATGAAACTTGTATTTGCCGGAACACCCGACTTCGCCGCCGATGCGCTCAAAGCGCTACTCACGGCCGGGCACGACATCGCGCTGGTGCTGACCCAGCCCGACCGCCCCGCCGGGCGCGGCATGAAGCTGACGCCATCGCCGGTAAAACAGGTCGCGCTTGAACACGGTCTGCCCGTTTACCAGCCCGAGAAACTGCGCACACCCGAGCAGCAAGCGCCGCTGGCCGAGATCGATTGCGACGTGATGATCGTCGCCGCCTACGGCTTGATCCTGCCGCAAGTGGTGCTCGACTTGCCAAGCCTGGGCTGCCTCAATATCCACGCTTCCTTGCTGCCACGCTGGCGCGGCGCGGCGCCGATCCAGCGCGCCATCCTCGCCGGCGATGCACAAACGGGCATCACCATCATGCAGATGGATGCGGGTCTCGATACCGGCGACATGCTCAGTGTGCATGTCACGCCAATCAGCGCCAGCGACAATGCCCATACCCTGCACGACAAGCTCGCGCAGCAAGGCGCCAATGCCATTGTCGCCGCACTCGCCGATCTGCCCGCCCTGCAGGCGGCACGGCAAGCGCAGCCCGTCGATGGCGTCACCTACGCCGAGAAGCTCAAGAAGGAAGAGTCGCAGATCGACTGGCAACGGCCGGCGGTCGAACTCGACCGGATGATCCGCGCCTTCAACCCCTTTCCATCGGCACAAACGACGCTCGACGGCGCCGCGCTGAAAATCTGGGCAGCGCATTCCGTCGATGGTCACGGTGAACCGGGCACGCTACTGGCGCTTGATCGTCACGGTATTGTCGTTGCCTGCGGCCAGGGCGCATTGATGCTGACAACCTTGCAGATGGCCGGCGGCAAACGGCTCGACGCGACGGCTTTCCTCGCCGGCCGCTCGCTGATGGCAGGAATTCGCCTCGGCGATTGA
- the htpX gene encoding zinc metalloprotease HtpX: MNNWLKTTILMAAFMALFVFIGGLIGGQSGMLIALLLGGGMNVFAYWNSDKMVLRMYNAHQVDARTAPELYGMVQELAQRAGLPMPKVYVIDEDQPNAFATGRNPENAAVAATTGIMRVLSYRELRGVMAHELAHVQHRDILISTISATMAGAISALANFAMFFGGRDENGRSMNPIVGILLAILAPLAASVIQMAISRSREFAADAGGARISGDPQALADALQKIEAYARGIPMHTAEAHPETAQMMIMNPLTGGGIDNLFRTHPQTADRVARLTAMARGQLPY; this comes from the coding sequence ATGAACAACTGGCTCAAGACGACCATCCTGATGGCTGCCTTTATGGCGCTGTTTGTGTTTATTGGCGGCCTCATCGGCGGCCAGAGCGGCATGCTGATCGCGCTACTGCTCGGCGGCGGGATGAATGTGTTTGCCTACTGGAATTCCGACAAGATGGTGCTGCGCATGTACAACGCACACCAAGTCGACGCCCGCACCGCGCCAGAGCTGTACGGCATGGTGCAGGAGCTCGCGCAGCGTGCCGGCCTGCCGATGCCCAAGGTCTACGTGATTGACGAAGACCAGCCCAATGCCTTCGCCACCGGCCGCAACCCGGAGAACGCGGCCGTCGCCGCCACCACCGGGATCATGCGGGTACTGTCTTATCGCGAGTTGCGCGGCGTGATGGCGCACGAACTGGCGCACGTGCAGCACCGAGACATCCTGATCTCGACGATTTCGGCGACCATGGCCGGGGCAATTTCGGCGCTGGCGAACTTCGCAATGTTCTTCGGCGGTCGGGACGAAAACGGCCGCTCGATGAATCCCATCGTCGGCATCCTGCTGGCCATTCTCGCCCCGCTGGCCGCCAGCGTGATCCAGATGGCGATCTCGCGCTCGCGCGAATTCGCCGCCGATGCCGGTGGCGCGCGCATTTCCGGCGACCCGCAAGCGCTGGCGGACGCGCTACAGAAAATCGAGGCCTACGCCCGCGGCATTCCGATGCACACCGCCGAAGCGCATCCGGAAACCGCGCAGATGATGATCATGAATCCGCTCACCGGCGGCGGCATCGACAATTTGTTCCGCACCCACCCGCAAACAGCCGATCGCGTCGCCCGCCTCACGGCCATGGCGCGCGGCCAGCTCCCCTATTGA